The nucleotide window GGCGACGCGAGGCGAGCCACCAGATGCCGGCTTTCTTGATGGTCCAGTAGGCTTCCTGACCGCTGATGAGCAGGCTGGCGAGTTGGCCGAGGGCGGGTTGGTGGCCGACGATCACGACATTCTGAGCGGTGCCGGGCCAGTCGATGGCGCCGAGCAGGGTCATGGCGTTCGCGCCGGGGGCGAGATCGCGCACGATGCGGGGGCTGGGGGTGAGGGCGTGCGCGGTCTGCACGGCACGTACGGCGGGGCTTGAGAGGATGATGGTGTCTTCGGGCAGTCGGGCGCGCAGCCACAGGGCGGCTTTTTCGGCTTGTTTGCGGCCGCGATCGGTGAGTTCGCGGGCCAGATCGGCTTGCGCGCTGAGGGCGAGGGTGGCGGGCAGGTTTTCGGCGTCGGCGTGACGCCAGAGAATCAGGTTCATCGACACGGGTTCGAGCATGTTGAACCTCCCAATATGGCGGGTTTTCGTGGCGGCGGCGTGACCGTCGGCGAGACTTTTGCGGCGTGCGGCAACTACGTAATCGCAAGCGAGTGCATGGCCATTGTGCCAGCCATCGGAAAGAATTCTTGCAGAATTGGCGCGTCTATTTGACGCAGCGCCGAGAACCCTCTACAATTCGCCCTCTTCGTCGGAGCGTAGCGCAGCCTGGTAGCGCATCTGATTTGGGATCAGAGGGTCGTAGGTTCGAATCCTATCGCTCCGACCAGCAGGATTGAAGGTGAAGGGGTTAGCTTCGGCTAACCCCTTTTGTTTTTGTGCGGGCGATGCTCCCAATCGTCGTTGGCACCGCTAGTACCCCCGGGACATCTCCATGGTGTACCTGCCACCCTTCTGATCGGCAGCGTTCGAATTCCGTCCGCGCGGTGCTCAATGCATCACCGCAAGGTGCTGGCCATGAGCGCCCACATGCCCTGTCGCACGTAAAGCCGCATTACCTTCCCCACGCGACGACACAACGCTCCAAAAAAAGGCGCTTCAGGCTGCCGTTGCCCTGCTTCTCCTCCCGGTAAGCCAAACTCATCATTCGATCGGCTCTTAGGGGCTTACAACGCAATCTGGTGTGTTGTTTGCACCGTTTTGCCACGGCTAACCGGCTACCTTCCGAGTTTTTTGATTTGTTACGCCTAGCTCGTGGCATGAGACGCAGGCATAGCGCGCCCATGTAGCGGCCGAATCGCCTCCACCTGACTATCCACGAGATGCGGTTTCTGACGCCGCGCTCGCGCCGAAGCGTTGAATCGCCCTCTAAACTCAGTTCCTTCACGGCCCCATGTTTGGTCGAGCGGAACCGGGTTGGAGGCCGAGACAAAGTGCGCCCATCTCAGTGCTTTGGAGCTCCAAATGATTTGGATCGTAGTGGCGGTTGTAACAATCAGCGCACTCACAATTCTTGCCACGATACTGGCGTGGAGGAACGGCAAGCGGATGAACCGTGCGTCGAATAGCGAGCCGTCGACGATAGAGCGGGACAGATGGGTCCGTTCTCCCCGGACAACCCGAAATAAGAAACTTCGACGCTTTGACCGAGCCAAGATCTACTACGACCCCAAGCAATTTCGACGCCCTCGTTAATCGGCAGATGCGCATGTTGCGACGAGGTTCGTCCCGCTGCTGTCGTGGAGCTTAGCGACCCGCAACGCGACACGCCGATGCGTTCACATCGCATTCGTCAAATTGACTCCGTTATGCGCTCCTTGATTTGCTGGAACAACGCGACACAACGGCTGCGGCGATCAGAAAGCAGTTTGGGGAGTGGACTTCATCTGGCGACGCGTAGTCGGGGTTTGGTTCAGGTGATTTTTTGATAACTATTGATAAGGATGATAAAGTGACACGCGTCGCAGCCAGATATCTACTGGAGAAATTCATGATCAGCGCTGAACTAGGCCGACAGCTTGAGGCTTACATCACAGAGCTTGTCGAGAAGGGGCGTTACGGCTCGAAGAGTGAGGTGCTGCGCGAGGGAGTGAGACTGATTCAGGATCGGGAAGCTCAGCTCGCGGCGCTGGATGCCGTGGTCGAGCGGAGTGTCGCTGACTCGGACGCTGGGCGTGGCCAGCCGGCTACTGATGTGTTCGACCGACTCGAGAGGAAGTATCAGGCGATGGTGACCGACAAGGCATGATCGTTCACATACTCCCGGAAGCCATCTTCGACCTTGAATCCATCGGCGATTACATCGCGCTCGACAACCCTGGCCGGGCGATAACGTTCATTCAGGAGCTGCGGGCCAAATGTTTGGACCTTCCCGACATGCCGCTCGCGTTCCCGTTGGTGCCCCGCTACGAGCGATACGGAATCCGTCATCGGGTTCACGGTAACTACCAAATCTTCTACCGCGTGATCGAGTCGAAAAAGCGAGTCGATGTCGTTCACGTCATCCACAGCGCGCGCAACTACGCTGCGATTCTGTTCCCGTAAGTGTTCCATCAAAGAATCTGGAGAGGGCGAAAGAGCGCTTCGGCCGAGTGAGTTGCCATCCGCGTCCATCACTCCACCCCCATATGCCCGCGATCGTTGATTTCGCGGATGAGTGAGCGCAGCGCGCTGACGATACGCTCGGTTAAGCCCTCGGGCGGACGTCGTTTCGCCCACACCAGTCCCACATCCATCGACGGCACGCTTGTGCTCAGATCCCGCCGCAAGATTCGTCCACCATCGATCGACCATGGGCGGTAGACCAGATCCGACAGAATCGACACGCCATAGCCTTGCGCCACCAGACTGCGAATCGATTCAATAGACCGCGTGCGGAAATGCACGACCGGTTCAACATGCGCTGCATGCCAATAGCGCTCGACCGTCTGCACGTGTTCGTCCATATCCAGTAGCAGAAACCGCTGACCCCGTACGTCGTCGAGCGTGACGCTCGCCTTGTCGAGCAACGGGTGCCCGGGGCTCGTCCAGAGCCGGCGCGTGGAGCGCAGCATCGTCTGCAAGACCAGCCCGTCGGCCACCACATTCGACACCAGCAGTAACGCCAGATCGATGTCGCCGGCGAGCACCTCCGCTTCCACCGCTTCGCGATCGCCCTCGATCAGCGTGAGTTCGACATTCGGGAAACGCTTGGACAACATGCTCGCCACCGAAGGCAACAAATACGCCGAAATCGTCTCAGTGACCGCAAGCCGCAGGCGCCCGCCAGCATCGTCGGGCAAGGTGCGTGCTTCGTGAAGCGCATCGTCGGTGGCGTTCAAAATGCGATACGCATGCCGTAGAAACCGTTCTCCCGCCTCAGTCGGGCGCAACCCCTTCGCATGCCGGACGAACAACTGCGCCCCCACGATCACTTCCAGATTCTGCAACGCAATCGTCAACGACGACTGCGAAGCACTGCACCGTTCGGCGGCCCGCATCACTTGCCCAGTCTCGGCCACGGCCACGAAATACTCGATCTGACGGAGGGTTGGCTTCATTTAAAAAATCAATATTGCAAAGTATATTTTTTATATTAGTAATAAAAAGAGCCGCTGTATAGCATCGGAACATCGATTCCTATAGAGACGGACGGGACATGGTTCAGGAGGTCAAGCCCGGGTTCTGCACGCTGTGCAGATCTCGCTGCGGCACGCTCAATCGGGTGGAAAACGATGCACTGATTGCGGTCGAACCCGATCCGTCGCATCCGAACGGCGCTGCCATGTGCCGCAAGGGCAAGGCCGCGCCTGAACTCGTGCATCACCCCGACCGGCTGACGACACCGTTACGCCGGACCGCGCCCAAGGGGGCAGACGATCCCGGCTGGCAGCGCATCTCGTGGGACGAAGCGCTGACTGAAATTGCGACGCGGCTAGGCGACATCCGCCGAGAAAGCGGAGCACATGCCGTGGCCTTCGGCGTGACGACGCCGAGCGGGACGCCGTTGTCCGACAGCATCGACTGGATCGAACGCTTCATCCGGGTGTTCGGCAGCCCGAACACCGTCTACGCGACGGAAATCTGCAACTGGCACAAAGACTTCGCACACGCATTCACGTTCGGCTGCGGCATGCCGACGGCCGACTATGCGCAAGCGGACGTCATCATGCTCTGGGGCCACAACCCGACGAGTACCTGGCTGAGTCAGGCCAACGCCATCGGGCGCGGACGTGTCCGCGGCGCGAAGCTGCTCGTCGTCGACCCGCGCAAAACGCCGCTTGCTGCCGACGCCGACGCGTGGCTGCCGGTGCGCCCCGGCACCGATGCCGCATTGGCGCTCGGTCTCGCACGCAGGCTGATCGACACCGGGCGCTATGACGAGACATTCGTGCGCCGGTGGACCAACGCCCCATTACTCGTGCGCAACGACAATGGCCTCTTCCTGCGCATGGGCGATCTGAACACGACGCCTGCGGGCGATGCGCTTCCCGATGCCTTCGTGATCTGGGACGAGGCCACTGGCGCGCCTCAGGCCTACGACACAACGCACGCGCTAAGCCGCGACGCCGCCAATCGCGCGGCCCTGCGCGGCGAATTCATCCTGAGCGCCAATGACGGCTCGCACATCAGTTGTCGGCCGGCGTTTGATCATCTTTGCGAAGGGCTCGCCGATTACGATCCGGTGACGGTGAGCGAATTGTGCGGTGTCTCGCCTGAACAACTCGATGCCGCAGCCAACCTGTTCACCGGCGCCCAACGCGTGGCTTATCACGCCTGGTCCGGTGTCGCGCAGCATGCGAACGCCACGCAAATCGAGCGTGCCATCGCTGTCGTCTATGCACTCACAGGAAGCTTCGACCGGCGCGGCGGCAATCGCGTGATGACGCGCCAACCCGTGAACGCCGTCAGCCAGCACGATCTGTTGAGTCCTGAGCAACAGGCGAGAGCACTGGGCATCGACGAACGCCCGCTGGGGCCGCCAGCGCGTGGCTGGGTGACGGCACGCGACACGTACCGGGCGATTCTCGACGGCGATCCCTACCGCGTGCGAGCGCTGTTCTGCTTCGGCACCAATGTGCTGGCTTCGCAGGCCGACTACGAGATGGCGCGCGACGCGCTCGAAGCGCTCGAATTCCACGTCCACTGCGATCTGTTCGAGACGCCCTCTGCGCGTTACGCCGATATTCTGCTGCCGGTGAATACGCCGTGGGAGCGCGAAGGACTGCGTGCGGGCTTCGAAATCGACGACCGGGCCGACGCCTTGATTCAACTGCGTCAGCGCATGGTGTCGCCGCGCGGTGAATCGCGCAGCGACAACGACATCGTGTTCGATCTCGCCGTGCGGCTGGGGATGGGCGAGGCCTTCTTCGGCGGCCGTCTCGAAGCCGGCTGGAATTACCAGCTTGCCCCGACCGGACTCGACGTGCAGACGCTGCGCGCGCATCCCGAGGGCATCTCACGTCCGCAGCCGCAGTACGAGCGCAAGTACGCTCGCACCGAGGCAGGCGGCGTGCGCGGGTTTGCCACCG belongs to Pandoraea norimbergensis and includes:
- a CDS encoding SixA phosphatase family protein, which codes for MNLILWRHADAENLPATLALSAQADLARELTDRGRKQAEKAALWLRARLPEDTIILSSPAVRAVQTAHALTPSPRIVRDLAPGANAMTLLGAIDWPGTAQNVVIVGHQPALGQLASLLISGQEAYWTIKKAGIWWLASRRREDESQVVVRAVINPDLL
- a CDS encoding type II toxin-antitoxin system ParD family antitoxin; translated protein: MISAELGRQLEAYITELVEKGRYGSKSEVLREGVRLIQDREAQLAALDAVVERSVADSDAGRGQPATDVFDRLERKYQAMVTDKA
- a CDS encoding type II toxin-antitoxin system RelE/ParE family toxin, with the translated sequence MIVHILPEAIFDLESIGDYIALDNPGRAITFIQELRAKCLDLPDMPLAFPLVPRYERYGIRHRVHGNYQIFYRVIESKKRVDVVHVIHSARNYAAILFP
- a CDS encoding LysR family transcriptional regulator, encoding MKPTLRQIEYFVAVAETGQVMRAAERCSASQSSLTIALQNLEVIVGAQLFVRHAKGLRPTEAGERFLRHAYRILNATDDALHEARTLPDDAGGRLRLAVTETISAYLLPSVASMLSKRFPNVELTLIEGDREAVEAEVLAGDIDLALLLVSNVVADGLVLQTMLRSTRRLWTSPGHPLLDKASVTLDDVRGQRFLLLDMDEHVQTVERYWHAAHVEPVVHFRTRSIESIRSLVAQGYGVSILSDLVYRPWSIDGGRILRRDLSTSVPSMDVGLVWAKRRPPEGLTERIVSALRSLIREINDRGHMGVE
- a CDS encoding molybdopterin-dependent oxidoreductase — its product is MVQEVKPGFCTLCRSRCGTLNRVENDALIAVEPDPSHPNGAAMCRKGKAAPELVHHPDRLTTPLRRTAPKGADDPGWQRISWDEALTEIATRLGDIRRESGAHAVAFGVTTPSGTPLSDSIDWIERFIRVFGSPNTVYATEICNWHKDFAHAFTFGCGMPTADYAQADVIMLWGHNPTSTWLSQANAIGRGRVRGAKLLVVDPRKTPLAADADAWLPVRPGTDAALALGLARRLIDTGRYDETFVRRWTNAPLLVRNDNGLFLRMGDLNTTPAGDALPDAFVIWDEATGAPQAYDTTHALSRDAANRAALRGEFILSANDGSHISCRPAFDHLCEGLADYDPVTVSELCGVSPEQLDAAANLFTGAQRVAYHAWSGVAQHANATQIERAIAVVYALTGSFDRRGGNRVMTRQPVNAVSQHDLLSPEQQARALGIDERPLGPPARGWVTARDTYRAILDGDPYRVRALFCFGTNVLASQADYEMARDALEALEFHVHCDLFETPSARYADILLPVNTPWEREGLRAGFEIDDRADALIQLRQRMVSPRGESRSDNDIVFDLAVRLGMGEAFFGGRLEAGWNYQLAPTGLDVQTLRAHPEGISRPQPQYERKYARTEAGGVRGFATETRRVELYSERLLRHGYPPVPVHVAVRATTEVDGAHFPLVLGSTKNGYYCHSQHRGLASLRMRAPDPVVHLHPSLAEQKQLAAGDWVKVTTPAGVARFRAAFDEGLAPDVVLAEYGWWQACDSVGRRGFTMAGEQSSNYNALATAQDIDPISGSSPLRSLRCDITRDAASDPAHRPWQGMARFRIAGLTPAADGVRAIAFEPLDEVGLPDYLAGQHVTVRVPIPGHAQPLTRAYSLTGPANERERRGYRIAVRHQQGRTREGEAFEGTVSSWLNTGARVGDVIELGAPSGRFVLPLQTRQPVVCFAGGIGITPFLCYLESLAAQAEQAGHATTQTPEVWLHYANRNGATHAFQARLAALALRLPGIHIVNYYDAPRDADVLGRDYATTERLSAAVVSDDLIARRARFYLCGPEPMMAAVMGGLAARGVPAFDMFKEAFRSPSAPRVDADAAWPVTFARSGREAVWTPSQGSLLSFAESLGLTLPSGCRVGQCESCAVRVLSGEVDHMSDVALDEPGMCLACQAVPREAVVIDA